Proteins from one candidate division KSB1 bacterium genomic window:
- a CDS encoding HEAT repeat domain-containing protein, with protein sequence IYDYVHSDAYDLPRILETAEMATDRDPNHLPELQRRLNDPDPAVRYWAATGCLVLDEAARSAAGSLRERLTDDDGDVAAVAAEALVRWGDPEGLKGLQKLLDHPNGKVRLRVLNAIYELGDAAAVLRPLAAAKTNDPDEFVARMAAYFV encoded by the coding sequence GATTTACGACTATGTCCATTCGGATGCCTACGATCTACCGCGCATTTTGGAAACCGCCGAGATGGCGACCGATCGCGACCCCAATCATTTGCCCGAACTGCAGCGCCGCTTGAACGATCCTGACCCGGCCGTGCGATATTGGGCTGCCACCGGCTGCCTGGTCCTGGATGAGGCCGCCCGCTCCGCCGCCGGTTCCCTGCGCGAGCGCTTGACAGACGACGACGGCGACGTTGCCGCAGTCGCTGCGGAAGCATTGGTGCGATGGGGCGACCCGGAGGGATTGAAGGGATTGCAGAAACTGCTCGACCACCCGAACGGCAAGGTGCGCCTGCGCGTCCTAAACGCCATTTATGAGCTGGGCGATGCGGCCGCGGTCTTGAGACCCTTGGCGGCGGCCAAAACCAACGATCCGGACGAATTCGTCGCCCGCATGGCGGCCTATTTCGTGTGA